One region of uncultured Methanolobus sp. genomic DNA includes:
- a CDS encoding methyltransferase cognate corrinoid protein — protein sequence MSTAILNQLAEAVVDGDDDLAEELAQKALDEGVDPYEAIVDGLAKGMTIVSDNYEKGEAFVPHLLIASGAMYAGMDILTPHMKVEGGEQRSIGVIGTIEGDVHDIGKNLVKTMMSAAGFDMVDLGHDVPVEKFVEVAKEKKADLISMSALMTTTMTNMEKVIEMLQEDGLRDSLVVMVGGAPVSPEFAEKITADSTHPDSMAATEWAKDAVSKLDPAEQRWSEEKISLAKVKYREILSKKTVKGKTDIGLETAKQIIADFESVAVKTKEEMTHMDRTLAAMGDKKVDRLPVYPLACGSLRKFADVNYKEYATDINAFVESAYLGSKYLDTDMFVGLIDLSATSADFGCKIKYPEDDTPSSEGHLEAYEQIEVPEVKEGTRAYELIMASKAATEKLNKELNTPFVGFHEGPLLTLTQLMGADRVLMDMKTNPDVVLEAVQKCTDYICQVSELFFAENACNALCIDNLWSNNVIMSEEDYWKFDGKFVSEQHIPVFKKYDQPYIIHNCADAVHFDTQIKKFGTQLYSYAYYPKLRGKGSQNYADLIPKYGDACCMMGEVNPVQFMDNTPEGIQKVKDDTKDLLEGVLPVLKENGLQSKYVMSTGCETPPGGTLTTVKAMVDVVKKMGPDLQKQIFG from the coding sequence ATGAGTACAGCAATTTTAAACCAATTAGCTGAAGCTGTGGTCGACGGCGACGACGACCTGGCAGAAGAACTTGCACAAAAAGCCCTTGATGAAGGGGTCGATCCTTACGAGGCAATTGTAGACGGACTTGCAAAGGGAATGACCATTGTAAGTGATAATTACGAAAAAGGTGAAGCCTTTGTGCCACATCTGCTCATCGCATCCGGTGCCATGTATGCAGGTATGGATATACTAACCCCCCATATGAAAGTAGAAGGCGGCGAACAGCGTTCAATAGGTGTTATAGGGACCATCGAGGGAGATGTCCACGATATAGGAAAGAACCTCGTTAAGACTATGATGTCCGCAGCAGGCTTTGATATGGTCGATCTGGGCCACGATGTGCCTGTCGAGAAGTTCGTAGAAGTAGCAAAGGAGAAGAAAGCAGACCTGATCTCCATGAGTGCCTTGATGACCACCACCATGACCAACATGGAAAAGGTAATCGAGATGCTGCAGGAGGACGGTCTCAGGGATTCCCTCGTTGTAATGGTAGGAGGAGCACCTGTTTCCCCTGAATTCGCAGAAAAGATCACTGCAGACTCTACACACCCTGATTCCATGGCTGCTACAGAATGGGCAAAGGACGCAGTAAGCAAACTCGACCCTGCTGAACAAAGATGGAGCGAGGAGAAGATATCGCTTGCTAAGGTCAAGTACAGAGAGATCCTGTCTAAGAAGACAGTTAAAGGAAAGACAGACATCGGTCTGGAAACTGCAAAGCAGATCATTGCAGACTTTGAGAGTGTAGCTGTCAAGACAAAAGAAGAAATGACCCATATGGACAGGACACTGGCAGCAATGGGCGACAAAAAGGTTGACAGGTTGCCTGTTTATCCTCTAGCCTGCGGATCATTGAGGAAATTTGCGGATGTCAATTACAAGGAGTATGCTACTGACATCAATGCATTCGTTGAAAGTGCTTACCTTGGATCCAAATATCTGGATACGGACATGTTCGTAGGTCTCATTGATCTTTCTGCAACATCAGCAGACTTCGGATGCAAGATCAAGTATCCTGAAGATGACACACCTTCATCCGAAGGACACCTTGAGGCATATGAGCAGATTGAAGTCCCTGAGGTCAAGGAAGGTACCCGTGCCTATGAGCTTATAATGGCTTCTAAGGCTGCTACTGAGAAACTTAACAAGGAACTCAATACCCCATTTGTCGGATTCCATGAAGGTCCGCTGCTTACCCTTACACAGCTTATGGGTGCAGACCGTGTCCTGATGGACATGAAGACAAATCCTGATGTGGTGCTTGAAGCAGTCCAGAAATGTACAGATTACATCTGCCAGGTATCTGAACTGTTCTTTGCAGAAAATGCCTGTAATGCACTTTGCATCGATAACCTCTGGTCCAACAACGTAATTATGAGTGAGGAGGACTATTGGAAGTTTGACGGGAAGTTTGTATCCGAACAGCACATACCAGTATTCAAAAAATACGACCAGCCCTACATAATACACAACTGTGCAGATGCAGTACACTTTGATACACAGATAAAGAAATTCGGAACACAGCTGTACAGCTACGCATACTATCCAAAGCTCAGGGGCAAGGGCTCACAGAACTATGCAGACCTTATTCCAAAGTACGGTGATGCATGCTGTATGATGGGGGAGGTCAACCCGGTGCAGTTCATGGATAACACCCCTGAAGGTATTCAGAAGGTAAAGGATGACACTAAAGATCTGCTTGAGGGTGTGCTTCCTGTACTCAAGGAGAACGGACTTCAATCCAAGTATGTCATGTCAACTGGTTGTGAGACCCCTCCAGGAGGAACTCTTACGACTGTGAAGGCAATGGTAGACGTAGTTAAGAAAATGGGTCCAGACCTTCAGAAACAGATATTCGGATAA
- a CDS encoding hydantoinase/oxoprolinase family protein produces the protein MNLGLGIDTGGTYTDAVIMDLEDGSVIDSNKSLTTYPDLIRGIVSSIDGLKAEHLANVRFTSVSTTLATNTTLEGKGYPAGLILVGYNISRKIPTDHILSIEGGHDADGNEAEPLGDLKKVKEFVAMNQHKVSSFAISSYFGVRNPEHELIIKEIIQELTDHPVVCGHELSMELGAYERALTALLNAQLIPVIDQFIRSVRSVMQDKNINSVLMMMRCDGSLVRIEEALKKPVESIFSGPAASLLGAAHLTGLKECLAVDVGGTSTDISMIFDGLPAISSSGAVVGDWHTMVKAIKMNTSAIGGDSHVWMKEKARMGPSRVIPLCLCAAEFPSIIGKLQHAENISKRIMSDIIQPTTFFMSNGAKSHSLHASELEVEEMEILDAITDEPSSIADIAAKTNKHALMFEGILRNLIQKRYVKQVGFTPTDVLHMTGDYTRWDSSASMLGASILSEYTSMEPFDLCAKLKEDVAREIVLNLIAHCADKVKRPDLAKILEGTELMKFTLKTPIVMVGAPVAPYLKDMKYFIDADIRLPQYHEVGNAVGALVGNVVYREEILIRPAGPGSSQYLLFSEKGRQIFDDYQEAFDTANSLVNDTVADYMSGYGLSMDNVRFDLECNNVGSIGAVPLETKIVGVAVGSPRRLI, from the coding sequence ATGAATCTCGGGCTTGGAATAGACACTGGCGGCACATATACAGATGCCGTGATAATGGATCTTGAAGATGGATCGGTCATCGATTCAAACAAATCGCTTACTACTTATCCTGATCTGATAAGGGGCATTGTCAGTTCAATTGACGGCCTTAAGGCCGAGCATCTTGCTAATGTAAGATTCACTTCAGTATCCACCACACTTGCCACTAACACCACGCTGGAGGGTAAGGGATATCCGGCAGGTCTCATACTCGTTGGCTATAATATATCCCGAAAGATTCCGACAGACCATATCCTTTCCATAGAAGGCGGGCATGATGCCGATGGAAATGAAGCGGAACCACTGGGTGACCTGAAGAAGGTGAAAGAATTTGTTGCAATGAACCAGCATAAGGTCTCTTCATTTGCTATATCATCATATTTTGGAGTACGCAACCCGGAACATGAACTCATTATCAAAGAGATAATACAGGAGCTGACAGATCATCCTGTTGTTTGCGGACATGAACTCTCCATGGAACTCGGAGCTTACGAAAGGGCTTTGACAGCACTTCTTAATGCCCAGTTGATCCCGGTAATAGACCAGTTCATAAGATCTGTAAGGTCTGTGATGCAGGATAAGAACATCAATTCGGTATTGATGATGATGAGATGTGACGGATCACTTGTCAGGATCGAAGAAGCACTCAAAAAACCAGTGGAATCTATTTTTTCCGGGCCAGCCGCAAGCCTGCTGGGAGCTGCACATCTGACAGGTCTTAAGGAATGCCTGGCCGTAGATGTGGGAGGTACGAGTACGGATATCTCTATGATCTTTGATGGCCTGCCTGCTATCAGCAGTTCAGGTGCTGTGGTCGGTGACTGGCACACAATGGTCAAGGCTATCAAGATGAACACCTCTGCCATTGGAGGTGACAGTCATGTATGGATGAAGGAAAAAGCACGTATGGGACCTAGCAGGGTCATTCCTCTATGTCTTTGCGCTGCCGAATTCCCTTCCATAATAGGCAAATTGCAGCATGCTGAAAATATCTCAAAGCGAATAATGAGTGACATCATCCAGCCAACAACATTTTTCATGTCCAACGGAGCAAAGTCCCATTCCCTGCACGCCTCTGAACTGGAGGTCGAAGAGATGGAAATTTTGGATGCAATTACAGACGAGCCATCTTCTATAGCGGATATTGCTGCAAAGACAAATAAGCATGCTCTGATGTTCGAAGGTATCCTGAGAAACCTCATACAGAAAAGATATGTGAAACAGGTGGGCTTCACTCCCACCGACGTCCTACATATGACCGGTGATTATACAAGATGGGATTCCAGTGCTTCAATGCTGGGAGCTTCTATTCTTTCAGAATATACTTCCATGGAACCCTTTGATCTCTGTGCCAAACTCAAAGAAGATGTGGCCAGAGAGATCGTACTAAATCTCATTGCACACTGTGCAGATAAAGTGAAAAGACCTGATCTGGCGAAAATACTGGAAGGAACAGAACTGATGAAATTCACGCTAAAGACACCTATCGTGATGGTGGGTGCTCCTGTAGCCCCGTATTTGAAAGATATGAAATATTTCATTGATGCGGACATAAGGCTTCCGCAGTACCATGAAGTTGGTAACGCTGTAGGTGCCCTTGTGGGTAATGTTGTGTACAGGGAAGAAATACTGATAAGACCCGCAGGTCCTGGTAGCTCACAGTATCTGTTGTTCTCTGAAAAAGGAAGACAGATATTTGATGATTATCAGGAGGCTTTTGACACAGCCAATTCCCTTGTCAACGATACGGTTGCAGACTATATGTCTGGATACGGATTGAGTATGGACAATGTAAGGTTCGATCTTGAATGTAATAATGTAGGGAGTATTGGGGCAGTACCCCTTGAGACAAAGATAGTAGGGGTAGCTGTTGGTTCCCCCAGGAGGCTAATATGA
- a CDS encoding TCP-1/cpn60 chaperonin family protein produces the protein MSTSLENLGNMNAGNMNTMNALDNMDALRQSVRGRIGIKDDVEEDGLIYEMLHASRDIKDLLVSSFGPRGSSKIIISPTDDVYLTSDGKTVIEQIDVLHPVVTSLKELAMSMDRVCGDGTKTAVIIAASLIENAAKLIDIGMHPTTIIKGYQLALNKAYDILNYESIRISSEKDLHSVIENASLGKGIEPHQARIIADIVLKTLSKIRDVQGDAHIDLNDYVKVIKKVGSASIESISGMVLDEKPARSDMPSLLENTSVLMINGNVKFESKIINSQRNLRIDDLADPKLILHGKERNLKSMSQKIIDSGANLVFCEGDVDESVEGSLAKHGILLFQKLKIRDMEMVSKATGASILSIRDDILPHNLGFAGEAKVEKRNDEYFLFLSVSGQLISTIMIWEPFRYGLEKIEEAVDDAVNNAAFILKNPLAVRGGGDVEFVLSQMLRQYSSTIVGREQLAVIEYANALEEIPRTLAHNVGLNEVDAMTKMLNSYKKGIDSRIDLSQDIIANNPPVYDSFSIKQMAIIAATEAVSNMLRIDNIVLKKS, from the coding sequence ATGAGCACTTCACTGGAAAATCTGGGTAATATGAATGCGGGAAATATGAACACTATGAATGCACTGGATAACATGGATGCCCTGCGTCAGAGTGTGCGCGGCCGTATCGGGATCAAGGATGATGTTGAAGAAGATGGCCTTATCTATGAGATGCTGCATGCTTCCAGAGACATCAAGGATCTTCTTGTATCCTCTTTCGGACCACGCGGGTCGAGCAAGATAATAATCAGTCCCACAGACGATGTTTACCTTACAAGTGACGGCAAGACCGTGATCGAACAGATCGATGTGTTGCATCCGGTGGTCACTTCCCTTAAAGAGCTTGCCATGTCCATGGACAGGGTATGTGGTGATGGGACAAAGACAGCAGTGATTATCGCTGCTTCTCTTATCGAGAATGCTGCTAAACTTATAGATATTGGCATGCACCCAACAACCATTATAAAAGGATACCAGCTTGCTCTGAACAAAGCCTATGATATCCTGAATTATGAGAGTATTCGTATTAGTTCTGAAAAGGACCTGCATTCTGTCATAGAGAATGCCAGCCTGGGTAAAGGAATTGAACCACATCAGGCCCGGATAATAGCTGACATCGTTCTTAAGACACTTTCTAAGATCAGGGATGTCCAGGGCGATGCTCACATAGATCTCAATGATTATGTAAAAGTTATAAAAAAGGTAGGTTCTGCGTCTATAGAATCTATTTCAGGAATGGTACTGGATGAAAAGCCTGCAAGATCGGATATGCCTTCTCTTCTGGAAAATACAAGTGTCCTTATGATCAATGGCAATGTGAAATTTGAGAGCAAGATCATAAATTCCCAGCGAAATCTGAGAATAGACGATCTGGCCGATCCAAAGCTTATCCTCCATGGAAAGGAACGAAATCTGAAATCAATGTCACAGAAGATAATCGATTCAGGAGCTAACCTTGTCTTTTGTGAAGGAGATGTGGATGAATCCGTTGAAGGTTCACTGGCAAAACATGGTATTCTGCTTTTCCAGAAACTAAAAATAAGGGATATGGAGATGGTCTCAAAGGCAACAGGTGCAAGTATTCTTTCCATCAGAGATGATATACTCCCCCATAACCTGGGTTTTGCCGGTGAGGCGAAGGTAGAGAAAAGGAACGATGAGTATTTCCTTTTCCTTTCTGTCAGTGGTCAGCTGATATCTACGATAATGATATGGGAGCCTTTCAGGTATGGTCTTGAAAAGATCGAGGAAGCAGTAGATGATGCAGTCAACAATGCAGCATTCATACTGAAAAATCCTCTTGCTGTTAGAGGAGGAGGGGATGTAGAATTTGTACTCTCACAGATGCTCAGGCAGTATTCTTCCACGATTGTTGGGAGAGAGCAACTCGCAGTTATCGAATATGCTAACGCCCTTGAAGAGATTCCCAGAACACTCGCACATAACGTGGGTCTCAATGAAGTGGATGCGATGACAAAAATGCTCAATTCCTATAAAAAGGGAATCGATAGCAGGATCGACCTTAGCCAGGATATAATTGCCAATAATCCTCCGGTGTATGATTCTTTCAGCATCAAACAAATGGCTATTATCGCAGCTACCGAGGCTGTAAGCAATATGTTGAGAATTGATAATATCGTATTGAAAAAGTCCTGA